In a single window of the Litorilituus sediminis genome:
- a CDS encoding crotonase/enoyl-CoA hydratase family protein, with the protein MSKEHINDRLTVEIKEQIAFVTLERPDKHNALDMAMFYAIRDVIKRLHRNRNIRAVIIAGAGEDFCSGLDVKSVMKSKSAPLKLLFKWLPWQANLAQYVSTGWRSLPVPVIAAIHGRCWGGGLQIAQGADFIITEPNASLAIMEAKWGLIPDMGGSLAVRESLNLDVAKRLAMTGEQVSGQEAVALGLASICSENAKEQAIALAQELKVQSPDSVAGVKKLYNKSWFGSAGMALARESYYQIRILMGKNSQIKRYNQLNSDKPERKFKPRKSW; encoded by the coding sequence ATGTCGAAAGAACATATTAATGATCGTCTTACTGTTGAGATAAAAGAGCAAATTGCTTTTGTTACGCTAGAACGTCCTGATAAACATAATGCGTTAGATATGGCAATGTTTTATGCAATACGAGATGTGATTAAGAGGTTGCATCGTAATCGTAATATACGGGCGGTGATTATTGCTGGGGCAGGAGAAGATTTTTGTTCAGGATTAGATGTTAAATCTGTAATGAAATCTAAATCTGCACCGCTCAAGCTGTTATTCAAGTGGCTGCCTTGGCAGGCAAATTTAGCTCAATACGTGTCAACTGGGTGGCGTTCGTTGCCAGTACCTGTTATCGCAGCTATTCATGGGCGTTGTTGGGGTGGTGGTTTACAAATCGCCCAGGGTGCTGACTTTATCATAACTGAGCCAAATGCTTCTTTAGCGATTATGGAAGCGAAATGGGGTTTAATTCCTGATATGGGCGGTTCGCTAGCTGTGCGTGAGTCATTAAACCTAGATGTTGCAAAGCGATTGGCTATGACTGGTGAGCAAGTTTCAGGGCAAGAGGCTGTTGCCTTAGGTTTAGCTAGTATTTGCAGTGAAAATGCTAAAGAGCAAGCAATAGCGTTGGCGCAAGAGTTAAAAGTGCAATCGCCAGACTCTGTGGCAGGAGTTAAAAAGCTATATAATAAGTCGTGGTTCGGCAGTGCAGGTATGGCTTTAGCTAGAGAGTCATATTATCAGATTCGAATTCTTATGGGTAAGAATAGCCAGATTAAGCGTTATAACCAGCTTAATTCTGATAAACCCGAGCGTAAATTTAAGCCACGAAAATCTTGGTAG
- a CDS encoding LysE family translocator, which produces MELSSYLIYLSVSIVASVSIGPSAVLAASNGLNFGRRKALSGVLGHVTAIFILAILSAAGIGSIFLASEWAYQLIRVLGCLYLIHIGISMWRSKGNWSLIQENTNTPSSKHLYKKSLLLGLSNPKALVFFTALFPQFLNLKAALLPQLTLLISTSLVNAFLFTFLYALIGYNFKARLLPLLNGGRLGRIMGSMFFGFAAMLAVSK; this is translated from the coding sequence ATGGAGTTATCAAGCTATCTTATTTACCTGAGTGTTTCTATTGTTGCTTCGGTTAGCATTGGCCCCTCCGCTGTATTAGCGGCAAGTAATGGTCTTAATTTTGGTCGTCGCAAGGCGCTTTCTGGGGTGCTTGGTCATGTCACTGCAATATTCATACTTGCGATATTATCAGCTGCAGGTATAGGTAGTATCTTTTTGGCCTCTGAGTGGGCGTATCAACTTATTAGAGTGTTAGGTTGTCTATACCTTATTCATATTGGTATATCTATGTGGCGTAGTAAGGGGAATTGGTCATTAATCCAAGAAAATACCAATACGCCTTCAAGTAAGCACCTGTATAAAAAGAGCTTATTACTGGGACTAAGTAATCCCAAAGCTTTGGTTTTCTTCACTGCCTTATTTCCTCAGTTCTTGAATCTCAAGGCTGCTCTTTTACCGCAACTTACGTTATTAATATCTACAAGTTTAGTTAACGCATTTTTATTCACATTTCTTTATGCCTTGATTGGTTATAACTTTAAAGCAAGATTATTACCCTTGCTAAATGGCGGACGCTTGGGCCGTATAATGGGCTCAATGTTTTTTGGCTTTGCCGCTATGTTAGCGGTCAGTAAATAA